Proteins encoded together in one Vulcanisaeta thermophila window:
- the agl3 gene encoding UDP-sulfoquinovose synthase, with the protein MRVLILGIDGYLGWALTLRLIRRGHEVAGIDNFYTRKAVSEVGSDSALPILPMSERLRVIEEVFGAKVEFVEGDVTNYELLKKVIERFRPDVVVHFAEQRSAPYSMIDVEHARYTMINNLTSTLNLIYAIKELGRDIHILKMGTLGEYGYPAFRIPEDAFVDAVINGARDRIVVPRWAGSWYHWSKVFDSYILLYANKLWGLTITDFHQGPVYGSRTRDLISDELFTRFDIDDVWGTVINRFLAQAIIKHPLTIYGSGHQKKGFTSLEDTVTALTALIENPPSPGEFRVVHHYREIKTLNEMAELVRRASIKVLGYDPGVTHIPNPRVEPEDEVMYEPERRVLPKLGIYGLSRIMEDEVEVMLRDLARYRDRIDKLRGVIMPRVRWRG; encoded by the coding sequence ATGAGGGTATTGATACTGGGTATTGATGGCTACCTTGGCTGGGCATTAACCCTTAGGTTGATCAGGAGGGGCCATGAGGTAGCCGGCATAGATAACTTCTACACCAGGAAGGCCGTTAGTGAGGTGGGCTCTGACTCGGCACTACCCATACTACCCATGAGTGAGAGGTTGAGGGTTATTGAGGAGGTATTTGGCGCCAAGGTTGAGTTCGTGGAGGGTGACGTAACAAATTATGAATTACTGAAGAAGGTCATCGAGAGGTTCAGGCCCGATGTTGTGGTTCACTTCGCCGAACAAAGATCGGCGCCTTACTCAATGATTGATGTTGAGCATGCAAGGTACACGATGATCAACAACTTAACATCAACCCTCAACCTAATCTACGCAATCAAGGAGTTAGGGCGCGACATTCACATACTAAAGATGGGGACGCTTGGTGAGTACGGGTACCCAGCCTTTAGGATACCCGAGGACGCCTTCGTGGATGCCGTAATAAATGGGGCCAGGGATAGGATAGTGGTTCCCAGGTGGGCTGGTTCATGGTACCACTGGAGCAAGGTCTTTGACTCCTACATACTACTCTACGCCAATAAGCTCTGGGGCTTAACAATAACGGACTTCCACCAAGGACCCGTTTACGGGAGTAGAACCCGTGACTTAATAAGTGATGAATTATTCACAAGGTTCGATATAGATGATGTGTGGGGTACCGTGATAAATAGGTTCCTGGCACAAGCCATCATTAAGCACCCACTGACCATATACGGAAGTGGCCATCAAAAGAAGGGCTTCACATCGCTTGAGGACACCGTGACCGCCCTCACGGCATTAATAGAGAACCCACCAAGCCCCGGTGAGTTCAGGGTTGTTCACCACTATAGGGAGATAAAGACCCTGAATGAGATGGCGGAGCTGGTGAGGAGGGCCTCCATCAAGGTTTTGGGTTATGACCCAGGCGTCACCCACATCCCAAACCCAAGGGTTGAGCCTGAGGATGAGGTTATGTACGAGCCCGAGAGGAGGGTATTACCGAAGCTCGGTATTTACGGGTTGAGTAGGATTATGGAGGATGAGGTTGAGGTGATGCTGAGGGACCTGGCTAGGTATAGGGATAGGATTGATA
- the uppS gene encoding polyprenyl diphosphate synthase, with protein sequence MIVNVMIMTGLPRHIGVIPDGNRRWARKVGLSIAEAYRVGADKVEEFLNWSLDLGIKVVTVYALSTENFLNRSKLELELLFSLLKEKLRKIRNYERVHMDGVRVRVIGRTWLLPSDVIEEVRLTEEATAKYSNHYLNLAVVYGGRQEIVDAVKRILTDYQMGLLKISDLNEEVLTKYLYLGDEPYPEPDLIIRTGGEYRLSNFLTYESAYSELYILNKYWPEITREDLLRAIEEYSRRERRFGR encoded by the coding sequence TTGATTGTCAATGTAATGATCATGACGGGGCTGCCGAGGCATATTGGGGTTATACCCGATGGGAATAGGAGGTGGGCTCGTAAGGTGGGCCTATCCATAGCGGAGGCTTACAGGGTGGGTGCTGATAAGGTTGAGGAATTCCTGAATTGGTCCCTGGACCTTGGTATAAAGGTGGTCACGGTCTATGCACTATCCACCGAGAACTTCCTAAACAGGTCAAAGTTGGAGCTGGAGCTCCTCTTTTCACTGCTCAAGGAGAAGCTGAGGAAGATTAGGAATTATGAGAGGGTGCACATGGATGGTGTTAGGGTCAGGGTTATTGGTAGGACGTGGCTCCTACCCAGTGATGTCATTGAGGAGGTGAGGCTCACCGAGGAGGCCACGGCAAAGTACTCCAACCACTACCTCAACCTGGCCGTGGTCTATGGTGGTAGGCAGGAGATTGTGGATGCTGTGAAGCGAATACTCACTGATTATCAAATGGGCTTGTTAAAAATTAGTGATTTGAATGAGGAGGTACTCACCAAGTACCTGTACCTGGGTGATGAGCCATACCCGGAGCCCGACCTGATAATAAGGACTGGTGGTGAGTACAGGCTCAGTAACTTCCTAACCTACGAGTCTGCGTACTCGGAGCTTTACATACTCAATAAGTACTGGCCCGAAATAACCAGGGAGGACTTGTTAAGGGCCATTGAGGAGTACTCAAGGAGGGAGAGGAGGTTTGGTAGGTGA
- the map gene encoding type II methionyl aminopeptidase, translated as MDEEVLRIYERLGKIARDTLSYAMSIVEPGMPILELCERVEDRIRQGGAKPAFPLNVSINEVAAHYTAVVNDKSVIPRNSVVKIDLGAHIDGYIVDAAVTVTFNPMYNQLIKAAAKALETAQLVIKPGVNLGFVGSNIERAIKSFGFKPIENLTGHLIRRYELHAGKSVPNYDNGDKQRILEGEVYAVEPFATNGAGYVVDGNQVTIFRLIKNPRPRDPHYEVLSRINSEIGPLPFTPRWLVPWFGDGVVNVVNELSARGYLYGYPVLIERGKGLVAQVEDTFIVTRDGAVPVVNVLSLIR; from the coding sequence GTGGACGAGGAGGTTCTGAGGATTTATGAGAGGCTTGGTAAGATTGCCAGGGACACCCTATCATATGCCATGTCCATAGTGGAGCCGGGCATGCCCATACTCGAACTCTGCGAGAGGGTCGAGGATAGGATTAGGCAGGGGGGTGCCAAGCCCGCCTTTCCATTAAATGTGAGTATCAACGAAGTGGCCGCGCACTACACGGCGGTTGTTAATGATAAGTCAGTGATACCCAGGAACTCCGTGGTGAAGATAGACCTCGGGGCCCACATAGACGGTTACATAGTGGACGCTGCGGTCACGGTAACCTTCAACCCAATGTACAACCAATTAATCAAGGCTGCCGCGAAGGCCCTGGAAACGGCCCAGTTAGTCATAAAGCCTGGGGTTAACCTGGGCTTTGTGGGGTCGAACATAGAGAGGGCCATTAAGTCATTCGGTTTTAAGCCCATTGAGAACCTAACGGGGCACTTAATAAGGAGGTACGAACTCCACGCGGGCAAGTCGGTGCCCAATTACGATAATGGGGATAAGCAGAGGATCCTTGAGGGTGAGGTCTACGCAGTGGAGCCCTTCGCAACCAACGGCGCTGGTTATGTGGTTGATGGTAACCAGGTAACGATTTTCAGGTTAATAAAGAACCCAAGGCCCAGGGATCCCCACTACGAAGTGCTGAGCCGCATAAATAGTGAAATAGGCCCCCTACCCTTCACACCTAGGTGGCTTGTTCCGTGGTTCGGTGATGGCGTGGTTAACGTGGTCAATGAATTGAGCGCCAGGGGTTACCTGTACGGTTACCCAGTTCTCATTGAGAGGGGTAAGGGCCTTGTGGCCCAGGTTGAGGATACCTTTATAGTCACGAGGGATGGTGCCGTGCCCGTGGTCAACGTATTATCATTAATAAGGTAG
- the dnaG gene encoding DNA primase DnaG, whose protein sequence is MGALTIVAKYLIVANVEVQGNVEKYDIVGALFSQTEGLLGNELDLRELQMSGRIGRIEVEAEYKGDRTVGRIYIPSNLDRYETALVAAMIETVDKVGPYNAKVQVTEIKDLREEKRKRIIERARELLTKIEHESLPDTKELLTKFIESAKEMEVIEYGPEKLPAGPEVDKSDTLIIVEGRADVLNLVKHGIRNVIGLGGSSGGIPKTVVELSRKKTTIAFVDGDRGGEMLLRELLKYADIDYIARAPPGKEVEQLTAKEILKALRNKVPTEEYLLTLERRERRIIEEARQQIQEAQAQPPVEVPVIKEQTPEQQVQPQPATQPAEAQAPQPQAQQPTVPQLPQGVVDEIKKLSGTLEAIIYDDQWNVIKRVPVRDLVDTLQQLNSAYAVVFDGVCTQRLVDVASSKGVKLLMMSRVGNIAKVPTDMLIMTFDEYLSKAGR, encoded by the coding sequence ATGGGAGCCTTAACCATAGTTGCGAAGTACCTGATCGTGGCAAACGTGGAGGTTCAGGGAAATGTGGAGAAGTACGACATAGTGGGTGCCCTCTTTAGTCAAACAGAGGGCTTGCTGGGCAATGAACTGGACCTTAGGGAGTTGCAAATGAGTGGTAGGATTGGTAGGATTGAGGTTGAGGCCGAGTATAAGGGTGACAGGACCGTGGGTAGGATCTACATACCATCCAACCTGGATCGCTACGAGACGGCCCTGGTGGCTGCGATGATAGAGACCGTGGACAAGGTGGGGCCTTACAACGCCAAGGTACAGGTTACGGAGATCAAGGACCTCAGGGAGGAGAAGAGGAAGAGGATTATTGAGAGGGCCAGGGAATTACTCACGAAGATAGAGCATGAGTCACTACCAGACACTAAGGAGTTGCTCACTAAGTTCATAGAGAGCGCTAAGGAGATGGAGGTTATTGAGTACGGCCCCGAGAAACTACCCGCGGGCCCTGAGGTGGATAAGTCCGATACGTTAATAATAGTCGAGGGTAGGGCTGACGTACTGAACCTGGTGAAGCACGGTATTAGGAATGTAATTGGGCTCGGCGGGTCCAGCGGTGGTATTCCCAAGACCGTGGTTGAGTTGAGTAGGAAGAAGACCACCATAGCCTTCGTGGATGGTGACAGGGGTGGTGAAATGCTCCTCAGGGAGTTACTTAAGTATGCCGATATTGATTACATAGCGAGGGCGCCCCCTGGTAAGGAGGTGGAGCAGTTAACGGCTAAGGAGATACTAAAGGCGTTGAGGAATAAGGTGCCCACAGAGGAGTACCTATTAACACTGGAGAGGAGGGAGAGGAGGATTATTGAGGAGGCCAGGCAGCAGATTCAGGAGGCACAGGCACAGCCGCCCGTTGAGGTTCCTGTGATTAAGGAGCAAACCCCAGAACAGCAGGTTCAACCACAACCAGCCACCCAGCCTGCCGAGGCACAGGCACCCCAACCACAGGCCCAACAACCCACTGTGCCCCAGTTACCCCAGGGTGTTGTTGATGAGATTAAGAAATTGAGCGGCACCCTCGAGGCCATAATATACGATGACCAGTGGAATGTCATTAAGAGGGTGCCCGTGAGGGACCTGGTGGATACACTACAACAACTGAACAGTGCCTATGCGGTTGTGTTCGATGGTGTGTGCACCCAGAGGCTTGTGGATGTGGCTTCGAGTAAGGGTGTTAAGCTCCTTATGATGTCCAGGGTTGGTAACATTGCCAAGGTGCCCACGGACATGCTAATAATGACCTTTGACGAGTACCTAAGCAAGGCTGGCAGGTGA
- a CDS encoding DNA-directed DNA polymerase — MDLTLWLLDITYGVTGNTPELRLFGITQDGRRALVIDRGFRPYFYVLPSGDVNTTLQNLRRRLEGKVLGIEVVKRRLFGNEVDAIRVTATIPEKVRELRELAAEVEGVEDVLEADIRFSQRYLLDMGIKPSNWIHIDNCEEVKTNYQVDVACIAKGRPSMIEEHRLPNFRILAFDIEVYNPRGMPNPDRDPVIIISTMTEEDGVKQFVTDDSKNDVRIIREFADYLRRYDPDIVVGYNNNGFDWPYLVNRSAKVGVRLSISRMNTLPEQSVYGHWSLIGRANVDLYNFIEEMSEVKVKSLDRVAEYFGIMSRSERVLIPGHRIHEYWDDRDKRELLIRYAKDDVVSTYGLARKLIPFAIQLSSISGLPLDQVGAASVGARVEWMIFYEAVKRGELAPNREERPYETYKGAVVLEPRPGLHEDIAVIDFSSMYPSIMMKYNVSPDTLCTEESKCVDYYVAPEVNYRFRKSPEGLYPGLLRILVESRRRVRELMRNYPEDSPEWVLLNERQRALKIMANAMYGYCGWQGARWYRREVAESVTAWGRNLLKTVIEKARSLGLPVIYGDTDSLFVKNISDKVNELLNYINNELGFEIKVDKIYKRVLFTEAKKRYVGLTVDGKLDIVGFEAVRSDWAEIAKDVQENVAEVVLKTGDINKAISYVKSVIDKLKAYQFEIDDVIIWKTLDKSINEYKVLAPHVAAAKQLIEAGYKVGKGDMIGYVVVKGGGKLAYKVKPYVLLKDIREVDVDYYVEKQVVPAALRILEVLGVRESQLISGKGGKSILDYF; from the coding sequence ATGGACTTAACCCTCTGGCTTCTGGACATTACCTACGGCGTCACAGGCAACACGCCGGAGCTTAGGCTATTTGGGATCACGCAGGATGGTAGGAGGGCCCTGGTGATTGACAGGGGCTTTAGGCCGTACTTCTACGTATTACCCAGCGGTGATGTCAATACCACGTTGCAAAACCTCAGGCGTAGGTTGGAGGGTAAGGTCCTGGGCATTGAGGTTGTTAAGAGGAGGTTGTTCGGTAATGAGGTGGATGCCATAAGGGTCACGGCCACAATACCCGAGAAGGTCAGGGAGCTTAGGGAGTTGGCTGCTGAGGTGGAGGGTGTGGAGGATGTGCTGGAGGCTGACATTAGGTTCTCGCAGAGGTACCTCCTGGATATGGGGATTAAACCCAGTAATTGGATCCACATAGACAACTGCGAGGAGGTGAAGACTAATTACCAGGTGGATGTGGCGTGCATAGCCAAGGGAAGGCCCAGCATGATTGAGGAGCATAGGCTCCCCAACTTTAGGATTCTGGCGTTTGACATTGAGGTTTACAACCCAAGGGGCATGCCTAACCCCGATAGGGATCCCGTGATAATAATATCAACAATGACCGAGGAGGATGGGGTTAAGCAATTCGTGACTGATGACAGTAAAAATGACGTGAGGATAATTAGGGAGTTCGCGGACTACCTCAGGAGGTACGACCCGGACATAGTGGTTGGTTATAACAATAATGGGTTTGACTGGCCATACCTAGTCAATAGGTCTGCGAAGGTTGGTGTTAGGCTTAGTATATCGAGGATGAACACACTACCTGAGCAGAGTGTTTATGGTCATTGGTCACTGATTGGTAGGGCCAACGTGGATCTTTACAACTTCATTGAGGAGATGAGCGAGGTCAAGGTGAAGAGTCTGGACAGGGTGGCTGAGTACTTCGGTATCATGAGTAGGAGCGAGAGGGTCTTGATACCTGGTCACAGGATTCATGAATACTGGGATGACAGGGACAAGCGTGAATTACTCATTAGGTATGCTAAGGATGATGTGGTTAGCACCTATGGGTTGGCAAGGAAGTTAATACCATTCGCAATACAGCTCTCCTCAATATCGGGACTACCACTCGATCAAGTGGGCGCCGCGAGTGTGGGTGCCAGGGTTGAGTGGATGATATTCTACGAAGCCGTTAAGAGGGGTGAGTTAGCCCCTAACCGTGAGGAGAGGCCTTACGAGACGTACAAGGGCGCCGTGGTTCTGGAGCCCAGGCCTGGGCTCCATGAGGACATCGCGGTCATTGACTTCTCAAGCATGTACCCAAGCATAATGATGAAGTATAACGTGTCGCCGGACACCCTGTGCACTGAGGAGTCTAAGTGCGTTGATTATTACGTGGCCCCCGAGGTTAATTACAGGTTTAGGAAGTCACCCGAGGGTTTATACCCAGGGCTTCTTAGGATCCTGGTGGAGAGTAGGCGTAGGGTTAGGGAGTTAATGAGGAATTACCCCGAGGACAGCCCAGAGTGGGTGCTTCTCAACGAGAGGCAGAGGGCCCTTAAGATAATGGCCAATGCCATGTACGGATACTGCGGTTGGCAGGGCGCCAGGTGGTATAGGCGTGAGGTTGCCGAGTCCGTCACCGCATGGGGCAGAAACCTGCTTAAGACCGTAATCGAGAAGGCAAGGTCCCTGGGCCTACCCGTGATTTACGGCGATACTGATAGCCTATTCGTTAAGAACATCAGCGATAAGGTTAATGAACTCCTGAACTACATAAACAATGAACTGGGCTTTGAGATTAAGGTGGATAAGATTTACAAGAGGGTCCTGTTCACGGAGGCTAAGAAGCGATACGTGGGGCTGACAGTGGATGGGAAGCTGGACATCGTGGGCTTCGAGGCGGTTAGGAGTGATTGGGCCGAGATTGCTAAGGATGTCCAGGAAAACGTGGCCGAGGTGGTTCTAAAGACTGGCGATATCAACAAGGCGATATCCTACGTGAAGTCCGTCATTGATAAGTTAAAGGCTTACCAGTTCGAGATTGATGACGTGATCATATGGAAGACACTGGATAAGTCCATTAATGAGTATAAGGTGTTGGCACCCCACGTGGCTGCGGCCAAGCAGTTAATAGAGGCTGGTTATAAGGTGGGTAAGGGCGACATGATAGGCTACGTGGTGGTTAAGGGCGGTGGTAAACTAGCCTATAAGGTTAAGCCGTACGTATTGCTCAAGGATATCAGGGAGGTTGATGTGGATTACTACGTGGAGAAGCAGGTGGTTCCCGCGGCGCTGAGGATACTCGAGGTGCTTGGTGTCAGGGAATCCCAATTAATAAGTGGTAAAGGTGGTAAATCAATACTTGATTACTTTTAA
- a CDS encoding Lrp/AsnC family transcriptional regulator, producing MAVSEEIDQTDLEILKMLQDDCRVTLDEMASKLKISKSTVYYRIKKLERLGVILGCHAKLSPEKMGKDYVAVILVKAKYGPGYHETVGQKLASVAGVTHVYYIFGEWDFVVQVRASGKDEILKILEQIMNMEEVERTSTLIVAKVIKEDPRLPI from the coding sequence ATGGCGGTGAGTGAGGAGATAGACCAGACCGACTTGGAGATACTCAAGATGTTACAGGATGACTGTAGGGTGACGCTGGATGAAATGGCCAGTAAGTTGAAGATATCCAAGTCCACGGTTTACTACAGGATAAAGAAGCTCGAGAGGCTTGGCGTCATCCTTGGATGCCACGCTAAGCTCAGCCCTGAGAAGATGGGTAAGGACTACGTGGCCGTGATACTGGTCAAGGCCAAGTACGGGCCTGGTTATCATGAAACTGTAGGTCAGAAACTCGCCTCCGTGGCTGGGGTTACGCATGTCTACTACATATTTGGTGAGTGGGACTTTGTGGTTCAGGTTAGGGCTAGTGGTAAGGATGAGATACTGAAGATACTGGAGCAGATAATGAATATGGAGGAGGTGGAGAGGACATCAACCCTCATAGTGGCTAAGGTGATAAAGGAGGACCCGAGACTACCCATTTAG
- a CDS encoding UPF0147 family protein translates to MSSGQVPGLTKDDVDEKIRQALYYLTRIVQDMGIPRNIRRAASEATRILMDPNMSPGLKAATVINILDEALSDPNMPLFSRVMFWQVISILEQIKDVV, encoded by the coding sequence ATGTCCAGTGGGCAAGTCCCTGGGTTAACGAAGGATGACGTGGATGAGAAGATAAGGCAAGCACTCTATTACCTAACTAGGATTGTTCAGGACATGGGAATACCGAGGAATATAAGGAGGGCTGCCAGCGAGGCCACCAGGATTTTAATGGACCCAAACATGAGCCCTGGACTTAAGGCTGCCACTGTGATAAACATACTGGATGAGGCTCTCTCGGACCCCAACATGCCCCTGTTCAGTAGGGTTATGTTTTGGCAGGTAATATCAATACTTGAGCAGATAAAGGATGTTGTTTAA
- a CDS encoding NAD(P)-dependent malic enzyme, whose translation MSDKSEKWFKAAIEAARRYGGKIMVLPKVPLKSFNEFSIWYTPGVAAVSKEISKDPDLSFEYTWRWNAIAVLTNGTRVLGLGNVGPEAALPVMEGKSLLFKYLGGVDAVPLPVRAKTQEEMVYVAKMIEPAFGGINLEDIESPMCFYVLDKLRSELQIAVWHDDQQGTAAATLAGLYNALKIVGKRLEDVQIALIGAGASNIATARILMKAGAKPGNLIMVDSKGILHPEREDMDKLMLTNPWKYELAIKTNAERRRGGIREAMRGVDVVIAASTPGPGVIKKEWVREMNKDAIVFALANPIPEIWPWEAKEAGARIVATGRSDFPNQVNNSLVFPGVFRGALDARVRTITDEMMIAAAQEIANFVGDKLSEDKILPTMEEWDFYPRVAAAVATKAAEQGVARKSLSWREEYERAREVIASARLMIEALYGKGLIKDLIYDLI comes from the coding sequence ATGAGTGACAAGTCAGAGAAGTGGTTTAAAGCCGCCATTGAGGCGGCCAGGAGGTACGGTGGTAAGATAATGGTATTACCAAAGGTACCCCTAAAGTCATTTAACGAGTTCTCCATATGGTACACGCCCGGTGTGGCCGCTGTGTCTAAGGAGATTAGTAAGGACCCGGACCTATCCTTCGAGTACACCTGGCGTTGGAATGCCATTGCCGTGTTGACCAATGGTACCAGGGTGTTGGGGCTTGGTAATGTGGGCCCTGAGGCTGCGTTACCCGTCATGGAGGGTAAATCCCTACTCTTTAAGTACCTGGGTGGCGTGGACGCGGTTCCATTACCGGTGAGGGCTAAGACGCAGGAGGAGATGGTCTACGTGGCTAAAATGATAGAGCCGGCCTTCGGTGGGATTAACCTTGAGGATATTGAATCCCCCATGTGCTTCTACGTACTCGATAAGCTAAGGTCCGAGTTACAGATCGCCGTGTGGCATGATGATCAACAGGGAACCGCAGCCGCCACATTGGCTGGTCTATACAATGCCCTCAAGATCGTGGGTAAGAGGCTCGAGGACGTACAAATAGCATTAATAGGCGCCGGCGCCTCCAACATAGCCACAGCAAGGATACTAATGAAGGCAGGGGCTAAGCCAGGCAATTTAATAATGGTAGATAGCAAGGGAATACTGCACCCGGAGAGGGAGGATATGGATAAACTCATGCTCACGAACCCATGGAAGTACGAGTTAGCCATAAAGACCAATGCCGAGAGGAGGAGGGGCGGTATTAGGGAGGCCATGAGGGGCGTTGATGTGGTCATTGCAGCCTCAACCCCAGGGCCTGGGGTTATTAAGAAGGAGTGGGTTAGGGAGATGAATAAGGATGCCATAGTATTCGCCCTGGCAAACCCAATACCAGAGATATGGCCTTGGGAGGCCAAGGAGGCTGGTGCTAGGATCGTAGCCACAGGGAGAAGCGACTTCCCAAACCAGGTAAACAACAGCCTAGTATTCCCAGGGGTCTTCAGGGGGGCCCTGGATGCCAGGGTTAGGACAATCACTGACGAGATGATGATAGCCGCGGCCCAGGAAATCGCAAACTTCGTGGGTGATAAATTAAGTGAGGATAAGATATTACCCACAATGGAGGAGTGGGACTTCTACCCAAGGGTCGCTGCTGCGGTTGCCACTAAGGCCGCAGAGCAGGGTGTGGCTAGGAAGTCCCTAAGCTGGAGGGAGGAGTATGAGAGGGCCAGGGAGGTAATAGCCAGTGCACGTTTAATGATAGAGGCGCTCTATGGGAAGGGTTTAATTAAGGATTTAATTTATGATCTAATTTAA
- a CDS encoding ABC transporter ATP-binding protein — protein MVEGVELRGVMARLGSFTLGPISTVFPGGAYTVILGPTGSGKSSVLKVIAGIYRPQRGSVLIDGVDVTREPPERRGVSYVPQGYAVFDHMTVYENIEYGLKIRGVPRDERRKLVLGIAHELGIEHILNRRAHNLSGGEQQRVALARALVVSPRVLLLDEPLSMLDMETRDRILPMLKQLPLKYGVTVVHVTHDWDEAYSLADKIIVINRGLIVEEGDPESVFNNPRSEFTARFLGFRNIIRGLAEVHGTQTIVRINDEIKLISTETMGGDVYVVIRPEWVRIVDDGYNGVNKLRGVVDGVMRTRVGYQVTVNVGHGLTITVLTNDAVKVGQVVTLFIPPERVHLIRL, from the coding sequence GTGGTTGAGGGCGTTGAATTAAGGGGCGTCATGGCTCGCCTCGGTTCCTTCACACTGGGTCCCATAAGCACGGTATTCCCCGGCGGCGCCTATACGGTAATCCTGGGGCCCACAGGTTCTGGTAAGAGCTCCGTGCTTAAGGTCATAGCGGGTATTTACAGGCCGCAGAGGGGTAGTGTCTTGATTGATGGTGTTGATGTGACCAGGGAACCACCCGAGAGGCGGGGTGTTTCCTACGTGCCCCAGGGATACGCAGTGTTTGACCACATGACCGTTTACGAGAATATTGAGTATGGACTTAAGATAAGGGGTGTGCCCAGAGATGAGAGGAGGAAGTTGGTCCTTGGTATTGCCCATGAATTGGGAATAGAACACATACTAAACAGAAGGGCGCACAACCTAAGCGGTGGTGAGCAGCAGAGGGTTGCCCTGGCCAGGGCCCTGGTGGTTTCCCCAAGGGTATTACTGCTCGATGAGCCCCTGAGCATGCTCGATATGGAGACCAGGGACAGGATACTACCCATGCTTAAACAGTTACCGCTTAAGTATGGGGTTACCGTGGTGCACGTAACCCATGATTGGGACGAGGCATACTCACTGGCGGATAAGATCATTGTAATAAACAGGGGCTTAATCGTGGAGGAGGGGGACCCAGAAAGCGTGTTTAACAACCCCAGGAGTGAGTTCACGGCACGCTTCCTGGGCTTTAGGAACATAATCCGTGGGCTCGCTGAGGTCCATGGAACCCAAACCATTGTGAGGATTAACGATGAGATTAAGCTCATAAGCACGGAGACCATGGGGGGTGATGTTTACGTGGTTATAAGGCCCGAGTGGGTCAGGATTGTTGACGATGGATATAACGGCGTTAACAAACTCAGGGGTGTTGTTGATGGGGTCATGAGGACCAGGGTCGGTTATCAGGTGACGGTTAATGTGGGCCATGGGTTAACAATCACGGTTTTAACAAATGATGCCGTGAAGGTGGGCCAAGTAGTCACGTTATTCATACCTCCAGAGCGGGTTCATTTAATTCGATTATAA
- a CDS encoding ABC transporter permease: MDVRQNLKTTSNFINRIRNRLELVPVLLALAISIMLIALIILYPLALLITLGLDSIPSALSTYSFLEAVEATMIYSTLSSIIAIVMGTPLAYVMARYEFRAKGVVDALIDIPIMIPHIIVGIMVVLAFVWYGIGPVLRAHGINFINTLWGATTAVAFLSSTYYIRVVETAISMVNPEMEIVARTLGAGPLRTFTTIVLPRIWRSMASGALLTWARSASEAGALFIVAYYVYLHGNLVYPVPVYIYGSYVGIGLVNAVKYSAALVVLMLAVFIIYRLLISVGGTTYRLGGAGG; encoded by the coding sequence ATGGATGTAAGGCAGAACCTTAAAACCACCAGTAATTTCATCAATAGGATTAGAAATAGACTTGAGTTAGTACCTGTCCTTCTGGCATTAGCGATATCTATAATGCTCATAGCGCTCATAATCCTATACCCACTGGCCCTCCTAATAACCCTTGGGCTGGACTCAATACCCAGCGCCCTGTCCACGTACAGCTTCCTCGAGGCTGTGGAGGCCACCATGATTTACTCAACACTCTCATCAATCATAGCCATAGTAATGGGTACGCCATTAGCCTACGTAATGGCTAGGTACGAGTTCAGGGCTAAGGGTGTTGTGGATGCCCTCATAGACATACCCATAATGATACCCCACATAATAGTGGGTATAATGGTTGTCCTGGCCTTTGTCTGGTACGGCATTGGGCCGGTCCTCAGGGCTCACGGCATAAACTTCATAAACACGCTATGGGGCGCCACCACCGCCGTGGCCTTCCTATCCTCGACGTACTACATAAGGGTTGTGGAGACCGCAATAAGCATGGTTAACCCTGAGATGGAGATTGTGGCTAGAACCCTGGGTGCGGGGCCCCTTAGAACCTTCACAACAATTGTGCTTCCCAGGATTTGGAGGTCCATGGCTAGCGGTGCGCTGCTTACCTGGGCCAGGTCAGCATCAGAGGCGGGGGCGCTCTTCATAGTGGCATACTACGTTTACCTCCACGGAAACCTGGTGTACCCGGTCCCAGTTTATATTTATGGTAGTTACGTGGGCATTGGGCTTGTTAATGCGGTTAAGTACTCAGCGGCCCTCGTAGTCCTCATGCTCGCGGTATTCATAATATACAGGTTGTTAATAAGCGTGGGGGGAACCACGTATAGACTGGGTGGTGCTGGTGGTTGA